A window of Poecilia reticulata strain Guanapo linkage group LG7, Guppy_female_1.0+MT, whole genome shotgun sequence genomic DNA:
TTGTGAAGGAAAACTGGAACTCATCCAACTACGCTTTCAACTGTAATCCTCACAGTCTTGTTCACATTTGACGGAAATGCGGATGGAGCCCCCTGTGTCTTCCCCTTCACCTTCCTGGGTGAGAAGTATGACAGCTGCACCACCGAGGGCCGCAACGATGGATACCGCTGGTGTGCCACCACTAGCAACTTTGACACAGACAAGAAATATGGCTTCTGTCCCAACCGTGGTGGGTAACAGGAAACACAAGGCGTGAAAATCCTGCCACAGTGGCTTATTGCTTTGTTTAACCACAGttattttgtctctgtttgtcCAGACACTGCCGTAACTGGAGGAAACTCAGAGGGAGATCCCTGCCACTTTCCTTTTGTGTTCCAGAGCAAGGAATACCACTCATGTACTAGTGAGGGGAGGGGAGACGGCAAATTGTGGTGTGCCACCACTGATAGCTATGATAAAGACCAGAAATGGGGTTTCTGTCCTGACCAGGGTGAGCAACATGAATGCAAGAATTTGTTCTGCGTTTATCATTTTATGAGATGGTAAAATTTCTAACTGGCTATCTTCCAGGTTATAGCCTGTTCCTGGTGGCTGCCCACGAGTTCGGACACGCCCTTGGTTTGGATCACTCCAACATTAGAGAAGCTCTCATGTTCCCCATGTACAGCTATGTGGAGAATTTCTCCCTGCACGAAGACGATATTGAAGGCATTCAGTACCTCTACGGTGAGCTGGAAACTCAGTACTCTTTCACGATGAATCTCGTCAAGCACATGAAAACTTTGCCTTAACCAAGAACATTCACATATTTTGCAGGAAGTAAAACAGGCCCTGATCCTACTCCCCCTCAACCTAATACTCCTACCACAACTCCTTACCCTGATGAGAGCGATGCCACAGAAGAACCTGAACCCACTGATCCATCTGTCGTGACAACGCCATCCACTGTGGATCCAACCAAAGACCCCTGCAAGATGCTCAAGTTTGACACCATCACTGTGATTCAGGGACATCTGCATTTCTTCAAAGATGGGTAAGCAAATAGCTAGTTCTACTCATGTTTTAGATACATAACCGGATGAGGTGCTAATCTTGCATTTCTGGTTGTCAGGCAATTCTGGAAGGTACCAAGTAAGGGAGACGGAGGTCAAAAGGGACCATTTTCCATTTCTCAGAGTTGGCCAGCTCTACCTGCTGTCATTGACTCTGCCTTTGAGGATGTTCAGACCAAAACAATATACTTCTTTTCAGGTAAGGAGGGTTCTTATAAGAGCTtatcaaaacactgaaatgttaGACAAAgagttttaataatattttattgttacatTAGGAACCAGGTTCTGGGTGTACACAGGAGGCAGTGTGCTAGGTCCCCGCAGTATTGAGAAGCTTGGTTTGCCCCCAAGTGTGCAGAAGGTGGAGGGAGCACTGCAGAGAGGGAAGAGCAAAGTGCTTCTCTTCAGTGGAGAGAACTTCTGGAGGTGAGTAGAAATTGACCcctttttttaagacaaaatctgtaatttaacCCATCCTTTaacacaaaatgtgttaaaggaCAAACAATAGATCTCATTCTATCTCTGATCCCTACAGGTTTGATCTCAAGACCCAAAGGATTGACAAAGGATACCCCAAATATACTGACGCCATTTTTGGAGGTGTCCCTAATGATGCTCATGATGTGTTCCAGCACAAAGGTAAACATACCTTCTATCACTAAGCACAGAAACCCAAATCCacaaatgtcaataaaacatGGCATTCATTGTGGTCATTGTATCATCAACGTTTCTCTTTCAggcaacatttatttctgcagagaTAGTTTCTACTGGCGCATGAATTCTCGCAGGCAGGTGGACCGTGTCGGCTACGTAAAATACGATCTTCTGAAATGCCCAGATGCCTCAAGAAATCACTACTGAGATACATGCACAGATGGGCTGTGAGGCTGTAGCAACcaaatgtttctttgtgcaGGTGTCTGAAAGAATGTGATGCAGTGTTTGTGCATCATGCCTTTTGTATGATGTATGTGCTTTATGCAATGTGAACGACTGGCTTCTATTGAATCTGGCTGATTATTACTCATACAGCATTGGACTGAATGCAAGTCACAGGCCCAGAAGGCAAGCAACCATTGTTTGCACTCAGTCTGACATGCTGTGAACTGATGACCATAGTGGTCTATAATCTGAGACCCATACAAGTAAATTCAACACATGCTTCCTGGTTAAAACTCCGGATTTGCAGATGAAATTTTATGTCTGACTGGTTCAGACCCTTGTCagtattcaaatatttttttttggtatttatagCAACatctaatattattatttta
This region includes:
- the mmp9 gene encoding matrix metalloproteinase-9, whose product is METEQRSGFQSMVSTAKALKRMQRQMGLKETGELDKPTLEAMKHPRCGVPDVANYKTFDGDLKWDHNDVTYRILNYSPDMDSKLIDDAFARAFKVWSDVTPLMFTRLFQGTADIMISFGKADHGDPYPFDGKDGLLAHAYPPGEGIQGDAHFDDDEHWTLGKGAVVKTYYGNAEGAMCHFPFTFEGKSYTSCTTEGRTDNLPWCSTTADYGKDKKYGFCPSELLFTFDGNADGAPCVFPFTFLGEKYDSCTTEGRNDGYRWCATTSNFDTDKKYGFCPNRDTAVTGGNSEGDPCHFPFVFQSKEYHSCTSEGRGDGKLWCATTDSYDKDQKWGFCPDQGYSLFLVAAHEFGHALGLDHSNIREALMFPMYSYVENFSLHEDDIEGIQYLYGSKTGPDPTPPQPNTPTTTPYPDESDATEEPEPTDPSVVTTPSTVDPTKDPCKMLKFDTITVIQGHLHFFKDGQFWKVPSKGDGGQKGPFSISQSWPALPAVIDSAFEDVQTKTIYFFSGTRFWVYTGGSVLGPRSIEKLGLPPSVQKVEGALQRGKSKVLLFSGENFWRFDLKTQRIDKGYPKYTDAIFGGVPNDAHDVFQHKGNIYFCRDSFYWRMNSRRQVDRVGYVKYDLLKCPDASRNHY